The Raphanus sativus cultivar WK10039 unplaced genomic scaffold, ASM80110v3 Scaffold4372, whole genome shotgun sequence nucleotide sequence TAGAGAGCTTTGCCGCGAGAAGAAACTTCCCCATCCACTAGTGAAAAGTCAAGTGATATAATGTACTCAGTGTAAGCTCCGGTCCTGAACCTTCTTGCCGCCAGAAGAAACTTCCCCTTATCAATGAATGCTggtgaacaaaaacaaaattaataaaagtatGCATTCAACTTTGACGATACAGAAGTTGATTATTTCCTATATTACTACTATTAAGATTGCAGAGCAAGAAGCTTCTTCGTTATTACCCAAGTGAACAACATAGTCAACTCATCTTATGGGTGGGTGAGAGTCTCTTTCACTGACCACTAAAGGCATCATTCTCGTGAGAAACTTagacaaatttaaattacacgCCTAGAAAGTCACTAACTCGATCGTTTTCACACTTGGAAAAAAACAAACGTAGACAGATTTTTTGATAGAAgtcatatcttttttttgacTTCAGAAGTCATATCTTTCCACCCAAGATTTGACATAATCAAAGCAAGtcaaaataagagaaaaaaaaagctttggGAATTTGCTTACATGGAGTGAGGGTGAGATACAAGTAGAAGGTTGATGTCCTCTTGTTTCTCTTTATCAGGCACTGATTTGAAAACTCCCGTGGTCCTGGCTGCATCCATCCCACAGAAAACTCAGAATTTTCAGCAACAAATCTCACACCATTTTCAATTGAAAGCCAAGGCAAGGTTTAGGGGAAAC carries:
- the LOC130507349 gene encoding tubby-like F-box protein 9 encodes the protein MGRVRVSVDRGDVDVVHMAGGDKAEEDGDKSRDQPGPREFSNQCLIKRNKRTSTFYLYLTLTPSFIDKGKFLLAARRFRTGAYTEYIISLDFSLVDGEVSSRGKALYFSLISLLIYVCACVFIL